A region from the Candidatus Bathyarchaeota archaeon genome encodes:
- a CDS encoding mandelate racemase/muconate lactonizing enzyme family protein yields the protein MGAALRITKVEIIPVDVPRSRVLSLSHYGRLGEGRPVEFVLTRIHTDEGITGLGECPPLPPLSPESQPVIVEVLRNWIVPNILGLDPFDLMEIWRRMDHYAPTYPMAKAAVDMALWDIIGKSLGLPLYRLLGGGKPVRIPLVGLIGLGSPDEVVKDAERYVSEGYRGLRLKIGPGRDVECVRALREAFGGEVDIRVDCNQAYSKAGAVRVIRALERFEVELVEQPTPWWDFKTLAEVAKRVDTPIMPHESIYLISDVKALLEMEAIGVLGLKTYRPGGGVTSARRLLEAARVLNLPCLMHDDVELGISLAAAAHIISAYSGVITHRCELSGYPEWLEDDVVTSPMRFTDGHAEVPDGPGLGVELDPEKVRRYSKKGIVELPQGGGLKTL from the coding sequence TTGGGTGCTGCTTTGAGGATAACTAAGGTTGAGATCATCCCGGTTGATGTGCCCAGGAGCAGGGTGTTATCACTATCCCATTATGGGAGGCTTGGGGAGGGGAGGCCAGTGGAGTTCGTCTTGACCAGGATCCACACGGATGAGGGGATAACTGGCCTCGGTGAGTGCCCACCGCTCCCTCCCCTGTCCCCGGAGTCCCAGCCGGTGATAGTGGAGGTCCTCAGGAACTGGATAGTTCCGAACATCTTGGGGCTGGATCCCTTCGACCTGATGGAGATATGGCGTAGGATGGACCATTATGCTCCCACATATCCCATGGCCAAGGCTGCTGTGGACATGGCTCTATGGGATATCATAGGAAAGAGTCTGGGGCTCCCCCTATACAGGCTTCTAGGTGGGGGAAAGCCAGTTAGGATCCCCCTGGTTGGGCTTATAGGGTTGGGATCCCCTGATGAGGTTGTTAAGGATGCCGAGAGATATGTCTCAGAGGGTTATAGAGGGCTGAGGCTGAAGATAGGGCCTGGAAGGGATGTGGAGTGCGTCAGGGCCTTAAGGGAGGCCTTCGGAGGAGAAGTCGACATAAGGGTGGATTGCAACCAGGCCTACTCGAAGGCCGGTGCGGTCAGAGTTATAAGGGCTCTTGAGAGGTTTGAGGTCGAGCTGGTCGAGCAGCCAACCCCCTGGTGGGACTTCAAGACCCTAGCCGAGGTCGCCAAGAGGGTTGACACGCCCATAATGCCCCATGAGTCGATCTACCTCATCTCGGATGTTAAGGCCCTCCTAGAGATGGAAGCGATAGGGGTTTTAGGCTTGAAGACCTACAGGCCAGGGGGAGGCGTGACCAGCGCGAGGAGGCTGCTGGAGGCGGCTAGGGTGCTTAACCTCCCCTGCCTCATGCATGATGATGTTGAGCTGGGGATCTCCCTCGCGGCGGCAGCCCACATCATCTCGGCCTATAGCGGGGTTATAACCCACCGCTGCGAGCTCTCAGGATATCCTGAATGGCTGGAGGATGATGTGGTCACCAGCCCCATGAGGTTCACCGATGGCCATGCAGAGGTTCCAGACGGGCCAGGCCTAGGAGTCGAACTCGACCCAGAGAAGGTTAGGAGGTACTCTAAGAAGGGGATAGTAGAGCTCCCCCAGGGGGGAGGGTTAAAAACCCTATAG
- a CDS encoding creatininase family protein, which translates to MSRKVLLWDMTREEAGEAFKEADFIVLPTASIEQHSSHLPLSTDSIRADELTKYLALHSEGLRMVVLPTLVYGQSLHHIHFPGTITLREETYLQVLRDIAWSVKQHGGRRLLIINYHGGNMAPIELAKMMIEREIGLKVYFVGWSSFAADLVKEWFPGVPYGHACYYETSMILHFRPDLVDREKMKRQRQRHEFQAPTRPLTRAPSAAYFEDEYLDGGIGDPTLARAELAEKLIPIVTERIVKALKEDMKLE; encoded by the coding sequence ATGTCGAGGAAGGTTCTGCTCTGGGATATGACCCGTGAGGAGGCCGGGGAGGCCTTCAAGGAGGCCGACTTCATAGTACTACCCACTGCGAGTATTGAGCAGCACTCCAGCCATCTACCCCTCTCCACGGACAGCATAAGGGCCGACGAGTTGACCAAGTATCTGGCCCTCCACTCCGAGGGGCTCAGGATGGTCGTCCTCCCCACCCTCGTCTACGGCCAGTCCCTCCACCACATCCACTTCCCTGGGACCATAACCCTCAGGGAGGAGACCTACCTCCAGGTTCTCAGGGATATCGCCTGGAGCGTGAAGCAGCATGGTGGGAGGAGGCTCTTGATCATCAACTATCATGGGGGAAATATGGCCCCCATCGAGCTGGCCAAGATGATGATAGAGAGGGAGATAGGCCTTAAGGTCTACTTCGTGGGCTGGAGTAGCTTCGCCGCCGACCTGGTTAAGGAGTGGTTTCCAGGCGTACCATACGGCCACGCCTGCTACTATGAGACGAGCATGATCCTCCACTTCAGGCCAGACCTGGTCGACAGGGAGAAGATGAAGAGGCAGAGGCAGAGACACGAGTTCCAGGCTCCAACCCGCCCCCTGACCAGGGCCCCATCAGCAGCATACTTCGAGGACGAGTATCTAGATGGAGGGATAGGGGATCCAACCCTCGCAAGGGCCGAGCTGGCCGAGAAGCTCATACCCATAGTCACGGAGCGCATCGTCAAGGCCTTAAAGGAGGATATGAAGCTGGAGTGA
- a CDS encoding MFS transporter, with protein MSSREFRTPYILLCAVGLLTMVGSSLVNPLLSIFSKSLGASGLYIGLAVAGYWISRVFLEIPSGFILLRVGYYRLMVFGLLLIALGNLLCSFVSTPIQLILARILSGLGPPFFFGVAMTYVINVSGAEHRGGAMGLFQGIEFLGSIVGSMMSGYTISILGFRSSFLLSSLIVVGALLMLIPLSGLRARSRASEAPPISLSSMREVLGSGNLLIACCVIFSEFILTQGVLFTVFPIHANEGVGLSLTEVGLLMGMRSIGHVVSVPIMGTVSDKIGRRPILIFGLAASSLLALALNMASSFLPLAILMFLLGITTGAIWIVSPVIAGESVSEPLRGVAIGTYRTSFDLGSVLGPIIMSSIMNDYGIPTCFYLSSALLLANLIPALRIKERR; from the coding sequence ATGTCATCTAGAGAGTTCAGGACGCCCTATATCCTGCTTTGTGCTGTGGGCCTCCTGACCATGGTAGGCTCAAGCCTCGTCAACCCGCTGCTCTCCATCTTCTCTAAGAGCCTCGGGGCCTCAGGGCTCTATATAGGCCTGGCGGTGGCCGGCTACTGGATAAGCAGGGTCTTCTTGGAGATCCCAAGTGGCTTCATACTCCTCAGGGTTGGATACTATAGGCTTATGGTCTTCGGCCTCCTTCTCATAGCCCTCGGCAACCTCCTCTGCTCCTTTGTATCCACCCCGATCCAGCTCATCCTAGCCCGCATCCTATCCGGGCTGGGCCCCCCCTTCTTCTTCGGGGTGGCCATGACCTATGTCATCAATGTCTCCGGAGCTGAGCATAGGGGAGGGGCCATGGGCCTCTTTCAAGGCATAGAGTTCCTCGGCAGCATCGTGGGGTCCATGATGAGCGGATACACCATCTCCATACTGGGCTTCAGGTCAAGCTTCTTACTATCCTCATTGATCGTTGTTGGAGCTCTGCTCATGCTGATTCCTCTATCGGGCCTCAGAGCCCGATCCAGGGCTTCTGAGGCCCCACCCATATCATTATCATCGATGAGGGAGGTGCTGGGCAGCGGGAATCTCCTGATCGCCTGCTGCGTCATCTTCTCAGAGTTCATATTGACCCAGGGGGTCCTCTTCACTGTCTTCCCGATCCACGCCAATGAGGGCGTAGGCCTCTCCCTGACCGAGGTAGGCCTCCTGATGGGGATGAGGTCCATAGGCCACGTGGTCTCGGTCCCCATCATGGGGACTGTCTCGGATAAGATAGGCAGACGACCTATCCTAATCTTTGGCCTAGCAGCCTCATCCCTCCTAGCATTAGCCTTGAACATGGCCTCCTCATTCCTCCCCTTGGCCATCCTCATGTTCCTCTTAGGGATCACCACCGGGGCGATCTGGATCGTCAGCCCGGTCATAGCCGGCGAGTCCGTCTCTGAACCCCTCAGAGGCGTGGCCATAGGCACATATAGGACCTCCTTCGACCTGGGCTCCGTCCTAGGCCCGATAATAATGTCTTCAATAATGAATGATTACGGGATCCCCACCTGCTTCTACCTCTCATCTGCTCTGCTTCTAGCGAATCTGATCCCAGCCCTAAGGATCAAAGAGCGCAGATGA
- a CDS encoding D-glycerate dehydrogenase produces MVLVSPGVGADNPGLFEEMLGGMADVSFRTFRMGEVVPVEVGEAEAMVLGLEPVGDWLLDQAPRLRIVARYGVGYDTVDVEACTRRGIYVTHTPGVLSSAVAELTIGLMLCLSRGLIRADRYTREEWWRPDRERLQMGRDLNGRILGIIGLGRIGYEVAARARAFNMKIIYYDVEPKREAEEHLGVKYADLEALLRNSDFISVHVPLTPRTRGFIGEREFKMMKPTSYIINTSRGQVIDEGALCKALKEGWIAGAGLDVFEKEPLQRNSELINMDNVVLTPHIGSYTAETRRAMALMCIENVRAVLEGKTPPNLVPEQKDKMI; encoded by the coding sequence TTGGTCTTGGTATCTCCTGGGGTGGGGGCTGACAACCCGGGGCTCTTCGAGGAGATGTTAGGAGGTATGGCCGATGTCTCTTTTAGAACTTTCAGAATGGGCGAGGTGGTTCCGGTGGAGGTCGGGGAGGCCGAGGCGATGGTGTTGGGCCTTGAGCCTGTGGGTGATTGGCTCCTTGACCAGGCTCCAAGGCTCAGGATCGTCGCGAGGTATGGTGTTGGCTACGACACGGTGGATGTAGAGGCCTGCACAAGGAGGGGGATCTATGTGACCCACACGCCTGGGGTCCTATCCTCCGCGGTCGCCGAGCTCACCATAGGCCTCATGCTCTGCTTATCAAGGGGGCTGATAAGGGCGGATAGGTACACTAGGGAGGAGTGGTGGAGGCCTGATAGGGAGCGGCTTCAGATGGGGAGGGACCTCAACGGGAGGATCTTGGGGATAATAGGCCTAGGACGCATAGGCTATGAGGTGGCTGCCAGGGCCAGGGCCTTCAACATGAAGATCATATACTATGATGTCGAGCCAAAAAGGGAGGCCGAGGAGCATCTAGGGGTCAAATATGCAGACCTTGAGGCCCTCTTGAGAAACTCCGACTTCATATCAGTGCATGTCCCATTAACTCCAAGAACGAGGGGATTTATAGGGGAGAGGGAGTTTAAGATGATGAAGCCAACAAGTTATATAATAAACACTTCAAGGGGACAGGTAATAGATGAGGGGGCCCTGTGCAAAGCCTTAAAAGAGGGGTGGATAGCCGGGGCGGGATTAGATGTATTTGAAAAAGAACCCCTTCAAAGGAATAGTGAACTTATAAATATGGATAATGTGGTTCTTACACCCCACATAGGATCATATACTGCTGAGACTAGGAGAGCTATGGCTTTAATGTGTATAGAAAATGTTAGGGCGGTTCTTGAAGGAAAAACACCTCCAAACCTTGTACCAGAACAAAAAGATAAAATGATTTAA
- the moaA gene encoding GTP 3',8-cyclase MoaA has translation MIRDGWGRPVNNLRISLTQRCNFSCFFCHREGEDDADGEATLEEVERIAAIASKLGIRRFKLTGGEPLMRGDILELVERVSRIGEEVSMTTNGSLLADKASELKERGLRRVNISLHSLRRRTFQWITGRDALREVEEGVEASVEAGLNPVKLNMVVMEGVNTEEIPEMIYYSKSKGAILQLIEFQPIQDGAAHWNRFYYDLKTVEEILDKMSERIVERQLHRRRQYHLRGGGVVEVVRPMHNTEFCRYCTRMRVTSDGRLKPCLMRNDNLVELASLMRTGASDEMLIKAFKEAVARREPYWRD, from the coding sequence ATAATTAGGGATGGGTGGGGGCGCCCCGTCAACAACCTGCGGATATCCCTAACCCAGAGGTGCAACTTCAGCTGCTTCTTCTGCCACAGGGAGGGGGAGGATGATGCGGATGGTGAGGCAACCTTAGAGGAGGTGGAGAGGATCGCAGCCATAGCATCCAAACTTGGGATAAGGAGGTTCAAGTTGACAGGTGGGGAGCCCCTGATGAGGGGGGACATCCTCGAGCTTGTAGAGAGAGTATCCAGAATCGGTGAGGAGGTCTCGATGACCACAAACGGCTCCCTCCTGGCGGATAAGGCCTCGGAGTTGAAGGAAAGGGGGCTAAGGAGGGTGAACATAAGCCTCCACTCCCTCAGGAGGAGGACCTTCCAATGGATAACTGGACGCGATGCCCTGAGGGAGGTGGAGGAGGGGGTTGAGGCGTCAGTTGAGGCTGGCCTCAACCCGGTCAAGCTGAACATGGTCGTCATGGAAGGAGTTAATACTGAGGAGATACCGGAGATGATATATTACTCCAAGAGTAAGGGCGCCATACTCCAACTCATAGAGTTCCAGCCCATACAGGATGGGGCTGCCCACTGGAATAGGTTCTACTACGACCTAAAAACCGTGGAGGAGATTCTAGATAAAATGTCAGAGAGAATTGTTGAACGTCAGCTACACAGGAGGAGGCAGTATCACCTAAGAGGCGGGGGGGTGGTGGAGGTGGTGAGGCCCATGCATAACACCGAGTTCTGCAGATACTGTACGAGGATGAGGGTGACCTCGGACGGGAGGCTGAAGCCATGCCTCATGAGGAACGACAACCTCGTGGAACTCGCCTCCCTGATGAGAACTGGAGCCTCTGATGAGATGCTCATAAAGGCCTTCAAAGAGGCGGTGGCCAGGAGAGAGCCCTACTGGAGGGATTAG
- the moaD gene encoding molybdopterin converting factor subunit 1 yields MKIRIKYYASLRELVGTPSEELNLEDGSKIEDLMRKIMEIHKPLKEVKRILIAVNEDYVEMNENLRDGDLVALFPPVSGG; encoded by the coding sequence TTGAAGATAAGGATCAAATACTACGCCTCACTGAGGGAACTCGTCGGCACCCCATCGGAGGAGCTCAACCTAGAGGATGGGTCAAAGATAGAAGACCTGATGAGGAAGATCATGGAGATCCACAAGCCACTGAAAGAGGTGAAGAGGATCCTCATAGCGGTGAACGAGGATTATGTGGAGATGAATGAAAACCTGAGGGACGGCGACCTAGTCGCCCTCTTCCCGCCTGTGAGCGGTGGTTGA
- a CDS encoding molybdenum cofactor biosynthesis protein MoaE — protein sequence MIEIKREDFSIDEALGRLLKPGIGAVVIFLGVVRGESRGRGVDGVDIEVYNEMAVRQLEAIRREALERFGVDEVLIIHRFGSLKAMERIMMIAVGAAHRAEAFEACRYIIESIKRRVPIWKKEVTSEGDFWVEETWEAG from the coding sequence ATGATAGAGATCAAGAGGGAGGACTTCTCTATAGATGAGGCTTTAGGTAGGCTGCTTAAACCTGGTATTGGGGCTGTGGTCATCTTCCTAGGGGTTGTCAGGGGCGAGTCTAGGGGGAGGGGCGTTGATGGGGTGGATATAGAGGTTTATAATGAGATGGCGGTGAGGCAGCTTGAGGCCATTAGGAGGGAGGCCCTGGAGAGGTTTGGGGTGGATGAGGTTCTCATAATCCACAGGTTTGGAAGCCTCAAGGCGATGGAGAGGATCATGATGATAGCCGTCGGGGCGGCCCACAGGGCTGAGGCCTTCGAGGCCTGCAGGTACATCATAGAGAGTATCAAGAGGAGGGTTCCCATATGGAAGAAGGAGGTCACATCGGAGGGGGATTTCTGGGTAGAGGAGACCTGGGAGGCGGGATAA
- the moaC gene encoding cyclic pyranopterin monophosphate synthase MoaC, whose protein sequence is MVDISAKEEIRRVAEAVGRIELKGETIEAIRRGRVEKGDPLAAAMVAGIMAAKRTPELIPLCHPIPLSSVELDFKVGEGFIEARCTVKAEYKTGVEMEALTGATAALLTIWDMVKYLEKDEEGQYPSTRIKEIRVVEKRKG, encoded by the coding sequence ATGGTCGACATCTCCGCTAAGGAGGAGATCCGGCGGGTGGCGGAGGCTGTTGGGAGGATAGAGCTGAAGGGAGAGACCATCGAGGCTATAAGGAGGGGAAGGGTGGAGAAGGGGGATCCCCTCGCCGCTGCCATGGTGGCGGGGATAATGGCTGCAAAGAGGACCCCTGAACTAATACCCCTATGCCACCCGATACCGTTATCCTCCGTCGAACTAGACTTCAAAGTGGGGGAGGGGTTCATAGAGGCCAGGTGCACCGTGAAGGCCGAGTACAAGACCGGGGTTGAGATGGAGGCCCTAACGGGGGCCACCGCAGCCCTACTAACCATCTGGGACATGGTCAAGTACCTGGAGAAGGATGAGGAAGGCCAGTATCCATCGACGAGGATCAAGGAGATCAGGGTGGTGGAGAAGAGGAAGGGTTGA
- a CDS encoding MogA/MoaB family molybdenum cofactor biosynthesis protein: MEEHRRDQRVEATCAVIVTSDARRPETDETGREAIKLLEEAGHRVKTYMILRNEVEEIREAVSKLIERDEIQVVITSGGTGISSRDNTIEAVQSILEKRIDGFGELFRRLSYEEIGEAAILSRATAGIAKRKLIVCLPGSRRAVELGLRRIVIPALGHILWEANR, from the coding sequence ATGGAGGAGCATAGGAGGGATCAGAGGGTCGAGGCGACCTGCGCCGTCATAGTGACGAGCGACGCCAGGAGGCCCGAGACCGATGAGACCGGTAGGGAGGCGATCAAACTCCTTGAGGAGGCAGGCCACAGGGTAAAGACCTATATGATATTGAGAAACGAGGTGGAAGAGATCAGGGAGGCCGTATCGAAGCTCATAGAGAGGGATGAGATACAGGTGGTCATAACCAGCGGGGGAACAGGGATAAGTAGCAGAGACAACACGATAGAGGCGGTCCAATCGATCCTAGAGAAACGGATAGATGGATTCGGGGAGCTGTTCAGGAGGCTTAGCTATGAGGAGATAGGGGAGGCAGCCATCCTCAGCAGGGCGACGGCGGGCATAGCCAAGAGGAAGCTCATAGTCTGCCTTCCCGGTTCCAGGAGAGCTGTGGAGCTAGGGCTGAGGAGGATAGTCATCCCAGCCTTGGGCCATATCCTATGGGAGGCGAACAGGTGA